Proteins encoded by one window of Carassius carassius chromosome 30, fCarCar2.1, whole genome shotgun sequence:
- the LOC132110501 gene encoding protein salvador homolog 1-like: MLSRKKSKNEASKPAEVQGKYVKKETSPLLRNLMPSFIRHPTFLRREPPLVEPAPAEVSGAGPYSSGSVGDVSGPKSFLRNAPPRTPLEVSRRESHRLSAPPHLHRDYSPSSPSYMSDAASVTENGDGGPYYYPPEPYYNNQPRRACRPDHFNENYRYYEQNELNYPRNPGQPQTPQPHSRPPTAIGRVPAKSVGNLTTMSGEEAALPPGWTVDWTIRGRKYFIDHNTNTTHWSHPLEREGLPPGWERMESAECGVYYVDHINKCAQYRHPCAPSVPRYDQPPPPPVTYQPRPPERNQPVLVPANPYHTAEIPDWLQVYARAPLKYDHILKWELFQLIDLDTYQGMLKLLFMKELECIVKSYEAYRQALLSELDTCKQWQQWYAQQPAKNFPANM; the protein is encoded by the exons ATGCTCTCTAGAAAAAAGAGTAAAAACGAAGCGTCCAAGCCAGCAGAAGTTCAGGGCAAATATGTGAAGAAAGAAACGTCCCCGCTTCTGAGAA ATTTGATGCCCTCGTTTATCCGGCATCCAACATTTCTTCGGCGTGAGCCCCCGTTAGTGGAGCCAGCTCCGGCCGAGGTGTCTGGTGCAGGTCCGTATTCTTCTGGCTCTGTTGGCGATGTTAGCGGCCCCAAGAGTTTCCTGCGCAACGCACCGCCACGGACCCCCCTCGAGGTGTCACGCAGGGAGAGTCATCGGCTGTCTGCCCCACCACACCTTCATCGTGATTACTCCCCTTCCTCGCCCTCTTACATGAGCGATGCTGCTTCAGTAACGGAGAATGGAGACGGTGGCCCGTATTACTACCCTCCAGAGCCGTACTACAATAACCAACCCAGACGAGCATGCAGACCAGACCACTTTAATGAGAACTACAGGTACTATGAGCAAAATGAGCTCAACTACCCACGAAACCCAGGACAGCCCCAGACGCCCCAGCCACACAGTCGCCCACCGACAG CAATCGGCCGTGTTCCAGCAAAGTCGGTGGGTAATCTGACGACCATGAGTGGGGAGGAAGCGGCTCTTCCTCCTGGCTGGACTGTTGATTGGACGATTCGAGGCAGAAAGTATTTCATCGATCACAACACAAACACCACTCATTGGAGCCACCCGCTGGAGAGGGAGGGGCTTCCACCGGGCTGGGAGAGGATGGAGTCAGCTGAGTGTGGAGTGTATTATGTTGACCACATCAACAAATGTGCCCAGTACAGACACCCCTGCGCACCCAG TGTTCCACGTTACGACCAGCCCCCTCCCCCGCCAGTCACCTACCAGCCCCGCCCACCAGAACGCAACCAGCCCGTACTGGTACCAGCTAACCCATATCACACAGCCGAGATCCCAGACTGGCTGCAGGTGTATGCCAGAGCCCCGCTAAA GTATGACCACATCCTGAAGTGGGAACTCTTCCAGTTAATAGATCTGGACACGTATCAGGGGATGCTGAAGCTGCTCTTCATGAAGGAGCTGGAGTGCATCGTTAAATCCTATGAAGCATATCGACAAGCGCTGCTCAGCGAACTCGACACTTGCAAACAGTGGCAGCAGTGGTATGCCCAACAACCTGCCAAAAACTTCCCTGCTAACATGTGA